Genomic window (Aethina tumida isolate Nest 87 chromosome 4, icAetTumi1.1, whole genome shotgun sequence):
ttttcatattttctgtacaaattaataaaataattattcgaaaaataaaaaatctaaatatgtaacaatcacataatttataataaaattacataatacatTAACAAGATTCCATGAATATTTGTATCTAGAGTCTTCACTGAGTGGGAGACTGGTCGTCTCAGTTTCTGACAGTCATGGACCAATATTTATTAGGGTCTACCAGgtcattacattttttatttaaatttgaaacggCTTTTAGAGAACCACATTACTActacgaaattaattttatggaattaaaactgttataaGACCGTAACAGAAAGCTATTTCAtacttgatttaaatttttaatcttatcAAAACTGTATATAATGACGACTTTTGGTCATAATGTGATATTATTATGTGTGCACAGTACAATTgagtataaaatacttaaattaaaaattagatgtcggcttctcatattttattagctaagttaaaattcattatatttgaaaaatatacaaataagcatttgtaacatattaaattcatgTTGTTCTCGACGAATCCCGGTATAAAGTTACCACTGTCATGGTAACCGGTCCGCAGGAGATGCTGCTGTGGCTCCTCGGAACATCTCAAGAACTGCAAGTAGAGTTCAAGGTTACCTCACCGTTATTCGTTTTTTACCACACACGTTTGAATttgataacaaatttattcgtCCGCgttctacattttatttaaatgcgtCGCGTACGCAGTTACTTAAGTCAATTAGATCAATCGTTGTCTGTTCTTCTATTTGTCTGTTGACTGAGTTCAGGTGTGCTAAGAGTTTACCAGCTATATTTAGACTTTTATTACAACGTCTTCGagaccttttttattttatttttattgaacttgTGAAAAGTTCAGAGACATCGCAAATTTCTGAGAAGATTCgaaaatgtcaataaacatttataaacttcttagtatttgttttaagatgttaatttctcttttaagaaatttgttggtgcttaatttatgttaacaaaaattatttattaatgttgtacacaattaaatattactcttTGTTCATGCCTATAAATAAATGGTGTCTATAAATAACAGaagcttaaattaaaatcattaaaacattCACTAATTACATCCAAAGGTATAGAGTTGAAAGTGTTCACAACATGTACATActtgtaattaattgatttaattaaataaatttttattctcatgttcaatttatatttgttataaaagtgaaataatcCCTTAATATgtgagtaaattaattttatatgatgtACAGTAAATTTAGTTGAATTTGGAAATTATCTTCCTTTTTTAAGTGAAATGTTTTATACTGTGatttgaaaatcaaatttaatattaataagaaacaaTACACTATGACtacatatttgtaattaattgattaaattaaataaattttcaatttcatgttcaatttcaatatttatatttgttataaaagttaaataaccTATTAATatgagtaaattaattttatataatatatagtagtttagttaaatttgacaattctcattttttaaattaaatattttatgctatgatttgaaaaacaaatttaatattaataggaaACAATACTCTATGAATAACAGTCTGTATATCCTGATGatacaatgtttttaataaacagtttgtaactaataattttaacaatgcataccataatattatataaagtgtataagaaaataacgaaaataaaaatatatatgaaaaacttacaattaattaaatttcttcaataaattcaatataaaattaacaattcttGTAaacaagattaatttaaattattgttaaggatcatacatttttctaagaacacaaaatttattgattagtcCGCGTACACACATTAAGATACATTGAAAACCAGTGCTATAAAACGCAGCGAAAGAGTTCATCCACTTTAGTCTTAGCCAAACCATGATGTTAAACAAATGGGTGATACTCGCGAGTCTGGCGGTTGCCGTCCAGTGTGCCACAATCACACGTAAAGACGCTAACATACCGGTAGAGATCCGCTATGAAGACAAACCAGAAATAAGTGTTAGTGCAGACAACAAGAAAGAGTCTGAAAATGTTGAACCGTTAAGGAGCAACCCCGTCAGAAACTTGGACGAGAAGATACAGTTATCGCCCTCTGATTTGTCCGAGGCTTTGAAGCACTTGCCTGTACAGGAGGAGGTTGTAGATGAACAAGCTAATATTGCCCTCAGATCGAACATCGAAGATACCAACAAATTCGAGAAGTTGGGTGAGGATTCAAAACCTAGTTCTATGGCCAGTTTGCTAAGGGAAGCTGAAGAACTAGTCTTGAACGGTATTAAGAACTTGAGAAAGAAGTTGGAAGGAGAAAAGGGTCAGCCCAGTGCAGAAGATTGGGATAACTTGGAGAAATCTTTGAGCAACTATTTTGAAGAAGAGAAGTCTAAAGCCACTTTCTTGAAACAAGACCAATCtcaaaaccaaaatattttccaaaatatttggAGCAACGTTCAAAATATTACCGGCAATTTCATTCAGTCAGTACAAGGAGCAGTTCAACAAGTCAATTCTCCAGCTTCAGCAAATGGAACCCAAAGTGATGAAACGTCTACTCAACAACCTGGCTTTGGACAACAattcattaacaattttaacaacggtaagttaattaacttatcacatttcaatttataaataattacttcaaATCCAGGCGTGCAGAATATTCAGAACAGCTTCCAACAACTTATCAATGGTGGAAATCAAGCTACAACCTCCAACACCAACTTAAGTGAAAGCTCAACACAACCAGGCACCGGAATTTTCTCCAACATTGTTAATAATGTTCAAAACATATTAAACCCAGGCCAAACTAACAAAAATCCAGGCAACGGTACCCAAGCAGATGAAACTGCCACCGTAGCTTCTCCAGCTGGACCTGTACAACAAGTCATTCAAAACGTCGGAGGACAAATTGGTATGTtggttaatatttagttaataaaaagaatctattttgaatactttaatatattatttttattcctgCAGGAAACGCTTTCAATCAGTTTGTTTCCGTGATTAACCCGAACAGACCAGGTGCTGCATCAGGAAATCAAACTGTGTCTGGTGATGAAGCCGGAGCTACCACTGCAGCTCCCGGTGGGCCGTTCCAAATTTTCCAACAGATTGGTAGTTCTGTTAGTTCATCATTCAGCAATTTAATCAGTGGGGgaaacaataacaacaaacCACCaggtaaaaaatgtttatatattaattggtCATTGTGTCATTCATTTTTCAACTCCATTACCAAGTGGCATTTCATACACATTACATTTCCATCCATGAAAATTGATACACTTTAAAGGTATTGGAGGACTTATTGCTCATTGCTAAAAGGTAATTGACTTAAGTATGTTGTTATTCTGTGAAGGCACATCCGGAGATGATCCAACAACAGCTAGTCCGACAAACTTTATACAAAACGTTGGACAAAACATTGGACAAAACATCGGACAGCTTTGGTCCAACATAGTGGGAGGAGGTTCAAGCAGTACTACCGGTAAAATAGTTTTACTGAAAATTGCTGAAGAAGGAATATGTCCGTCTCGTTATTGACATGAAAATCAATCAGTCACATTCACATATTCACATCATTCattcaaaatcaataaatctttgtacaaaaatattttttaattcattttaggtGGTGCTGGCGGATCAACCAACCCAATAGTGGCAGGAGTCCAACAAGTTGGCAACCAGATCAGCCAAGCTGTCACTGGAAACCCTGTCGAAAGTATCCAAAATGCCATTTCTGGTGGTAGTAAGAACGCAACAGAGGCTCCTATTGAACCTGTAAAAGAAGATCCAGTGAAAGAAGACCCTGTAAAAGAGGAGCCAGTAAAAGAAGAACCAGAGAAAAAAGAAATCATGGAGACTGCTGAATAACTTGTCatactgttttaaatattgaaattattgtttaggtattatttatttttaaattatttatttttggacaataaattattttagtgtaaaactgcttatttatttatttcttacataaaaatataatttcaggcAAAATTTGCGGTGGAATATTTCATTTGGTCTTATTTTAAGTAGTGATTGTCTAAGTCACTGGTGTAATGAACGTGAATTAATATAgtattgttatatatagctTGACCGAGTGTGACAAAGTTGGTATCCATGGACGCATTTCAATCTCATTTCCTGGCTTCGTTTACTCTAtcggaattttattattgactaTGTTTTCTTGATCAGTAGTTCCAAACAATCAAGTGTTATAAAGCTTAACTTAATACAAGAAGTAGTTTTAAGCACCatgaaatgttaaattaataatatttaattgtagctATAATGTTaatggaatttttttttatcaaaaagtgtttgaaaggaatattttaaaaaggttaATTTAAGTGTGTTATATTAGTGTCTATTATTCAATTGTAGATATATTGTCTCTATGTCATATCCTGGTTTACTATTACTAAATCGCATCTTGTTATGTCTATTTTGAACCAGTTCTTTTTCAGTTCAGAGAACTGCACTCTTAATTACATATGTTTAAATAGTCAACATGCTTTAATAGTTATACCcagatattaaaactaaattttatctaaatcttaatttattagaaactaGAAAGTATAAGActtggttttaatattttttatatacctaTGAATGGATGGAAGTTTATGTCACAtcttttgttgttaatatttggTTACTAAAAACCTTGTACTCGCAGTAAACATGAGTTGATGTTGTTGCCTACCAACATTTTAGAGAACTTTGATTAAATTCTTGCCATTTAAGATTTAAGCTcccattttgaaattttactacAATAATCTTTTAAGCGATATATTCTGGGTCAGATATACTTTTAAAGAAGAGCAAGTACAAAGACTATAAATTATACCATTTagttttaagtaaattgattgaaacaaaatcaaattgatTGAGATTCACTGTTCCCTTCCGATGCATTGTATCAAAGACAGGAGATCGTCGAAAGGCACATGGCATTTAGTCCATCAGTTCCAAATAATCTCGTGGGCGAGTTCGGTCCGTGGAAAACGCAAAGCGCCGCGTGTGTTGCAATAAGTGGTTGGCCTGAttggcaaattttaatgatcatCAAATGGCCATAGTCTTGAAATTCTCTAAACCGGATAGCAGCATTCAGTGGGGCTTCAGGCTGGTCGGGGGGGCCGATTTCGAAACACCCTTAATTGTTGTGAAGGCAAGAGATTTACGAAAAGTCaacagaatttaataaactcacatcaatttatttaggaATCGTTGCTGGTTAAATTATGTTGATTATgggaaattataatattacattaaaaaaacaatatcatttatatttaaataacattttcttcagcacttttgtagaaaaaacttacatttaatatttgaacacAAAAGTTgcatataacaatattaattaaacaattaaccacgagtaattaaaattactggtTCATAGGTCAATGAAGATAGTATTGCAGAAAAAGCAGGGCTAGCTGAGGGTGATATAATAGTTAGGATAAACGAAACCTCAACCACCAATCTTACCCATACCCAAGCTCATGATCTTTTGTCTAAAGTGGGAAATGAATTTGAAATAGGAGTACGAAGGTAAGTTTGGCAACAGACtctattaatcaatatttacaatatttaaacttctaGAGgggatattgaattttatcaacAATGGGTTAATGTAAGGAAGAACAAGAAACAcaaagaacatttttaaatcaattttaaaacttttaggaTATTGAAAACAACACCGAAGTAtcggaaattttaaaaagtactcCTGAAGTCCAAGAAAAATATACTAGTTTTTTGCAAAAATTGGTTGAGGAAGAagatcaacaaaataaaaatattggtaaaataaacgaaattaaatttttaatttaatatcaacatTATGATTTTTAGATATAAAGGAAATACAAACTTCTAGTGGAAACATTGTgatgtaagtataataatcTGATCTAACATATTCattcatacatttattatattatagaacAACAGAAAAACAAACCGTAAACGAACATGTTCAAAATGAACTAACCAACGATGACATGAAGACTACAAAGTTGAATCCACCCCTTGCGGACATAAAGCAGCAGCAGGAAGTAAATCTAGAAAACTTTTCAGggtaagtataaatttatttcagatttgGGCAGTAAATGTTTCCTTCTTCTCCAGTCAAGAAGCAACTTTGGACACGACCGAAAAAGATAGAAAATGGTCCACATTCTTACAAAGACCAAAAAATCCAAAACCGGTGCCAAAGAAGCAAGAAGaggaaagaaaaatattgggTGAACCTTACAGAGTcgtcattaaaaaacaaaagagaaAAGCTTTCCAAGATAAAAAAGTTGTGTTTGATGAAAGTGATACAGTTATAAACGAATCTGAGTCATTCGTTGCTGATTCTATTGAAGACATGGAGGAGGCGGATATATTAACAGAAGGTACCGAAGATATTATATCTGATCTGGAGgtacagttaaaaataaaccaaaagGAAGAAATCGACGTTTATGAACAAGAAGTAAGTGATGGGGAAGAGaatcaaattgaaattgaagaaGTCGAAGAAACCGTCACTGAAATTGAACGAGAAACTATTGTTGAATCGTCCTTGTCTTTAGAAGAACAGTTGATACAAGTGCAAAGACAATTGCAGGCTTTGTCTCAATTACCTTCAGCCATTCAAGTAACTTTGGACGCTGTTTCTCAACAATTGGCACAAATAGTTGGAGTGAGACAACAAGAAGAGGAAGAAAGATTGTACgaagaaaacaataatgaagtaGAAGATGCCGAGGAGAGACATGaaggtaaataattttcattctttaaatttataagttaaaacCCACGTTTTGTTTCAGATGAAGACACAATTCCTGACAAAACTGAAAGAGACATTTCTGATAAGGAAGACAACGACAACTTAACTCCGCTAGAAGAAGATCCACCCAATATACCAGAAGGACAACAAGAAGCTGGTGAAAAAGAGGTCGAACCTGAAGTTACCGAAGAGCCAGAAAGTAAAATCTCTGAAGAGGAAAAGGAAGCTAAACGAATCGAAGAGgagaaagaaattaaaaggCAAAAGGTGAGTGCTgttttcagaattaaatttatatttaattataagtcgTAATTAAAATGCTACGTAAATTCATGACGTAGTAAAAAGTGGTGTGCCAAATCCTTACACGTGTTCGACAGGCAAGCAAAGTCGGAAGAGTAggctttttaattagtttgttgTGGACCATTAGTTGAATCACATTAGGTAGGattaacataatttcaatataagtgaatgtttatttaaaatataatgtttatttaaaataccttTCTCAGTAGTATGTATAACATTTGATTTAAAAGCTTTCCAATtgcattttatcaataaattatcagtCATGAACCGTAATTGACAGACATAACTGACCGCAGGAAATGGAACTGCGTCCAATCCAAAGACCAATAATCCTGCCGGGAGGCAGGAAATGGACTGAACCTGACGATGCTTGTCCACGTGTTAGAACCCCAAAAATGTCTGACGAAAAAATCGCTACCACTATCGAAACATACTCGGAGGTCATAGTGGGCAAAGCAAAAGGGTAGGCACGAATTGTGTGACGTGTTTAACTGAAGTGGGTCCTAATTTTCAGGTTGACCATTGGAACCGTATATGGCCGTGGTCCGATGTCAGCAAACCAATTTATAGGTACAGTAAttgatttcattatttaatatcgttttaatatacacatatgttatttaatgacctactaaatttaatgtttggtACAAGTTTATAACTTGTTATTCGTCTAAGGTTTCAAggttttcaaatgtttaattatatttgtttacatgATTTGTCTGTTACATGTGGCATGCACTTTAGGTTTTGGATTTTGCAGAGAGTCAAACTGCTATTTGGTACCAAGTAAAGTCATTGCTTCTGGTCGGTAAGTCaccattaaacaattttattaaattgaaaattcttatattatatttttcattgttatcaagcaaatattaataaaacacatatttaactaaaacacTGTCGGTACTCAATCTATGTCGCAATAAATCAGGTAGGCATGTGAGTACACGTCTTCAAATTGCCTAATTCACCACAGAAATTAATTCGGTTTCTTTACACAGCATAAACTTCTTGAAGTATCAACCCCCTCCGAAAAATCTGGATTATCTCCAAAGGTCTGAAGTCTACAAACTCGTCCATGACATGGATCCGCCGGTCAGGGGCATCAGCAGCAGGGTAGAGAAAATATTATCAGAACAAGATTATGTGGTCAGTAAATGATTTTTCTAGTTAAAGAGTTTTTAGATGATGTTTttgaatgtatttataaatatttttgttacagcCTCACGGTGCTCCATAAGATTAGTAATTTAGAGTTTTTGTGTGTCAAATAAAGGTATTGCTATGTATTtgtatgtgttttaatttaataatttatcaatatatctaaaattaaattaatttttttaagaggtataataatagataaaatccattttaataaaaattcataaaagaaaattatatcttTCATATAACCATTGcttttctttacaatttattattacattagatTCTTAACTTGCTAAAAGAGTTATGGGTTTGGTATAGTGTTATTGCTTgtcactatttaatttttgataagtcACGCTTATGCGTATTAGATTTGTTTtggttaaatataatatttaatgattttaacaaaagtaaaagagaatcaatttattttaacagatataaatatataattttaaagtaataaacttacaaaatataataaaatatatatttataatttaatataaaataattaaataaataaattataaattttaaataataaattaaatttatttgtaaattgtgtatgtctaaaagttaaaatatttattattattactattattataattactatttgGCGAAATTGtccagttaaatttttattaaatttttattattaattatttaacaagtcaaatattttaatgaaattaaattcaaacttaacatagattaattatattgtaaataatgtgaataataattattatattaataataaaaataattgttattattgtgatcagttaattattattaatttaaattttaatatttgactatCCTTAATGGGAttgagttattattattatttgtcgaAGTAGTTCAgttaaaattatggaaaataactaaattttatttatataaaaaattgcctTGCATACACCcattaacaaaaattctatatcgactaattttaattaaatttgtttaaatcggaaaattagtttgtttatgttttagatactaaaaatattttttaataaacatttaatcagattattaagttaaatactttttagtaATTGAATTCAAACATAATAACatagtataattatattggtaataattttaataataattattttaataagaccaaataatgaaaatgattttacttTATACTACTACTTTGCCTTGTATAAAATTGCTCGGTCACTCCATGACGACTTTTACTTATCATACACTGACGTATAGTATTTAGTTTTAAGCAGAGAAATTTTGTTGCAActcaatttagtaaaatactaaatatattggTATTGCATAatactgaattataattttataataaagatagGATATTatcgtataaatatgtataaataaattttgtgataaaaaaataataaaaatatatatttatgtaaatacaataccaaattattatacaatccAGTAAACaagtattaacaatttatttttattttgttgttaaataaaaatgctcttcagatattttttattattttactttaaaactcACAAtgcattcaaaaataaaacaattcccaCGCAAATCAGCAAATATGTATTACAGATGAGTTTATCACAAATGGttactttttcatatttttcatatctataatcataaaatgtatcaaatgtatattttagaaaaactttaaaaatactttaaatctaCTTCATTCAGACCTatttcgtttaattaaaaactataaattagaatcttaattgttattattatataacttacaaatcatcattaatttttttaataaaaacaaaatagtagCATCACAATACTTCCTACTTGACTCcagataatttgtttaaataggAAAATTTACTCAATGctagttactaaaaataatactttttaatgaatatttaatctgtttatttaacaatttaaaaactttttttgtaattgaattcaaacataaatatataatgttaataattttaataattaccataataagaataattttacttcataatataattaaataataataatagttttgtgaccagttagttttttaatttaatttattggtttacTACCttcaatttaatgaaattttgaagttattcaaatatttaataatatatcaaagaTTAGAtgtgaacaaatatttttatttaaactattttttaaaattattaatataaaaaataaatttaattttatttatctatttaatacTTATTGACACCTCGAATTtgtcatataaatttactCGGTCACTCCGATGACTTTCACTTATCATGCAATGATGTTAGTCTTCAGTTTTAACCCCAGAATTTTGTtgcaactaaatttaaaatatcataacgtacaaaattatttgtattgatattgcatattaatgaattatcattttataataagaatatgattgtatcagataaaattatataaataaattatgtgataatttagatagatttgaatttaaataaaaataataaataaaattttattatttaaactttttatagattagatttttgtataaattttatatttaattaaagaaaattatatttacatccaattttaattagaaaatagttaaatagttatttttagtaacaaagATTACGGCGTctgcaattttaaacaattgtgtaataaaatataaacatttatcttttaatgagtatttttttgcaattacgattatttgtaattacatattGTTATCAAATGTCAAAGTTCTTTTATCAGAATTATGAATGTATTGTTCAGTAGTGAAGAAAACGTTTCTGAATAaagagttaaataataaaagtaaaagtaaGTTGGACTTTGTCCCTAGTCTGTAAGTTTAATTAGGATATCGTAAtcttacaatataatattgataatatatatgaTGTTTTATAACCAAAACACTTCAACCATTAGATAAACAAGCTAATCATTAGTACAGGTTCATTAGTATTTAAGGAACCAACAGCGATTGTACGCATTTCACGTGTTGTGGACAACATCAAGACCttgatttttcttattttgaaCGTAACGAATATTTGTCCCATTTCATCATGGGTTTCGCTGCAGAACTGACAGCGGCACTTGCACTTGTTGTGGTGGTGTACTGGTGGTTTAAACATGTGATCGgtgtaagaaataaattgaaatggtGCAAGAAGAAAGAAGGCCTTCCTATTGTAGGAACTGCATTCGATTTTTCAGGAGGGTCAACTGGTAagttgtttgaaattaaaataaaattcggaatatttgttttattattttttaccacaagtcttacatttttaaaaacattgaaaattacTTATGATAGCATTTAATGAGAATTctgatatttatgtaaatacaaTAACAAACGATTATACAatccaataaacaaatattaacaaaatatttttatttggttgttaaataaaatactctccttatatttttcattaatttactttaaaacgaCATTAGTCACcatcaaagtatctaaaataaaaattaaataatagtctATATTGTAGAAATAAGGtactaactttaattttgaatcaacAGAATACTTTCATTGCTTAAACATACCGAGTGGCAATGAATCCATTAGACAAGGCAAAACATCCAGAACACtcggtataaaaattatggtaGAGATAATTAGTATGGAGAGagaatttttgaatatgtttCAGCTTTCGGTAACATACTTTTTCAATAGGAAATGGTTTCgttttcgaaattttaaatggcgtactctgtatatttttacatttttggattTCTGAGACAATTCTGGATCGTACAaagacatttaaaacaaaatatggcTTCTTAATTTCCGGTGAAACCGGATGTGacttaataatgaaaaatattcgaaaactCCTCTCTCCATACCATTTACCTATACCAGATCTCATTTTAATATACCGAGTGTTCCAGTTATATTTAATGGATTCGTTGGCTTCCGGTATAAggttttaagataaaatgatATAGCTTTAAATCgctctaaaaaaaaatagacgaAAAAATACTAGtgctaaaattaaagataaatattaacataatgcattcaaaaataaaacaattatcagATGTAAATTTCcacagtttttttaatattaaagtaacaAATTATCATGAAGGTTGTTGCAATTCTTATCTCAGATCAGTAAATATGCATTACCAGATATGTTTATCTTAATTGGTTACctactgtaaatatttttataactaaaatcggaaaagtttattataaaatattttcaaatgaatgtttttttttaatttttataataaaagaaagaaattttgaaaaacgttAACcgttactattattattattattctataataattattattattctataataattattattattctataatatttattattatttaacattaactgCATATTCTGACTTACAagtcaactttaaaaatttttaaattaaaaacagaaaGAAGGAGCACTTCTTTgactacaaaaataatttattacatttttaattaatatattaattgttaaaataaaattcctcgtttttatttttcgttgaataataatattaaatgaattattttagtaaaaattaattaatttacaaaaaaatgtaattattcttgtttgtaaattaaatatgaatattttaataaatgttataataatcaatattgttattaaattgtttattttaactagCAACTTATTTCTTTCAGAGCACTTACCGACCTTTCAAAAAATGATCGACATGAGTAATGgagataaatatgttttatttgaaattgtttacagACCTCATTTGCTAATAAccaattataaacttttagaatttgttttgGGATCAAATTCGTTAAAATTGCTTAATAAATCAGacgtttatcattatttacacAGTTGGTTAGGAACTGGACTTTTAACATCTGgaggtaatatttaattaataaaaatcttttaaatttatagtacgGTCTAGATTATTGTTTCTAGGGGCTAAATGGAAGTCCAGGAGGAAAATTATAACTCCAACTTTCCACTTCCAAATATTAGAACAGTTTATTGAAGTATTTGAGGCGAATGGAAATATTATGATGAAAAAATTGGAACAGGAAATTGGCAAGGATAGTTTTGATATGTATCCCTATATCACTTTGTGTGCTTTAGACATCATTTGTGGTAAGGgtctaattatttctaaaataaattactgattTCGTAAGACAATTCTGTCAAATTATCCGTAATGACGAATTCATCCCACATACCGGAAGTTTGCAGTTGATTTGGTTATATCTGAACGTCTCCTGTtttgtcataattaattatcaattattcttttttaacttGTTA
Coding sequences:
- the LOC109599838 gene encoding glutamic acid-rich protein isoform X1 yields the protein MAIVLKFSKPDSSIQWGFRLVGGADFETPLIVVKVNEDSIAEKAGLAEGDIIVRINETSTTNLTHTQAHDLLSKVGNEFEIGVRRGDIEFYQQWVNDIENNTEVSEILKSTPEVQEKYTSFLQKLVEEEDQQNKNIDIKEIQTSSGNIVITTEKQTVNEHVQNELTNDDMKTTKLNPPLADIKQQQEVNLENFSGQEATLDTTEKDRKWSTFLQRPKNPKPVPKKQEEERKILGEPYRVVIKKQKRKAFQDKKVVFDESDTVINESESFVADSIEDMEEADILTEGTEDIISDLEVQLKINQKEEIDVYEQEVSDGEENQIEIEEVEETVTEIERETIVESSLSLEEQLIQVQRQLQALSQLPSAIQVTLDAVSQQLAQIVGVRQQEEEERLYEENNNEVEDAEERHEDEDTIPDKTERDISDKEDNDNLTPLEEDPPNIPEGQQEAGEKEVEPEVTEEPESKISEEEKEAKRIEEEKEIKRQKEMELRPIQRPIILPGGRKWTEPDDACPRVRTPKMSDEKIATTIETYSEVIVGKAKGINFLKYQPPPKNLDYLQRSEVYKLVHDMDPPVRGISSRVEKILSEQDYVPHGAP
- the LOC109599838 gene encoding glutamic acid-rich protein isoform X2 produces the protein MAIVLKFSKPDSSIQWGFRLVGGADFETPLIVVKVNEDSIAEKAGLAEGDIIVRINETSTTNLTHTQAHDLLSKVGNEFEIGVRRGDIEFYQQWVNDIENNTEVSEILKSTPEVQEKYTSFLQKLVEEEDQQNKNIDIKEIQTSSGNIVITTEKQTVNEHVQNELTNDDMKTTKLNPPLADIKQQQEVNLENFSGQEATLDTTEKDRKWSTFLQRPKNPKPVPKKQEEERKILGEPYRVVIKKQKRKAFQDKKVVFDESDTVINESESFVADSIEDMEEADILTEGTEDIISDLEVQLKINQKEEIDVYEQEVSDGEENQIEIEEVEETVTEIERETIVESSLSLEEQLIQVQRQLQALSQLPSAIQVTLDAVSQQLAQIVGVRQQEEEERLYEENNNEVEDAEERHEDEDTIPDKTERDISDKEDNDNLTPLEEDPPNIPEGQQEAGEKEVEPEVTEEPESKISEEEKEAKRIEEEKEIKRQKVDHWNRIWPWSDVSKPIYRESNCYLVPSKVIASGRINFLKYQPPPKNLDYLQRSEVYKLVHDMDPPVRGISSRVEKILSEQDYVPHGAP
- the LOC109599838 gene encoding glutamic acid-rich protein isoform X4; this translates as MAIVLKFSKPDSSIQWGFRLVGGADFETPLIVVKVNEDSIAEKAGLAEGDIIVRINETSTTNLTHTQAHDLLSKVGNEFEIGVRRGDIEFYQQWVNDIENNTEVSEILKSTPEVQEKYTSFLQKLVEEEDQQNKNIDIKEIQTSSGNIVITTEKQTVNEHVQNELTNDDMKTTKLNPPLADIKQQQEVNLENFSGQEATLDTTEKDRKWSTFLQRPKNPKPVPKKQEEERKILGEPYRVVIKKQKRKAFQDKKVVFDESDTVINESESFVADSIEDMEEADILTEGTEDIISDLEVQLKINQKEEIDVYEQEVSDGEENQIEIEEVEETVTEIERETIVESSLSLEEQLIQVQRQLQALSQLPSAIQVTLDAVSQQLAQIVGVRQQEEEERLYEENNNEVEDAEERHEDEDTIPDKTERDISDKEDNDNLTPLEEDPPNIPEGQQEAGEKEVEPEVTEEPESKISEEEKEAKRIEEEKEIKRQKVDHWNRIWPWSDVSKPIYRFWILQRVKLLFGTK